CGGCCAGCGAGCCGACGGGCAGGCAAACGAACAGCAGCGCCGGGTATTTGCAGGCCAGCGCGCTGCCAGCCAAAAAGCCGACCCAAAACATCGCCGCCGGCTGCGTTGCCAATTGGCGGCGCAGCGCGGCCAGAGCCAACAACGCGGCTGCGAAATAGCAGGCGACCGCCGGTTCGATCAGCCCCAAGACGGTGACTTCAGCAAACGCCAAACCGCTGCAGGCGACCGCCATCAACCAGCAGGCAGCTTGGCCGCCGACCCAGCGTCGCGCCAAGCAACCGGTCGCTCCGATCGCCACGATCCAGTACAGAAACATCGTCGATTTGCCCGCCAAGCCGCCCCACCACCAAGCGTCTTCGACTCCCAGAGCCCCGGCCCAGGACATCGCCGCCAGCGTCTGCATCTCCGCTGCCATCGGCATGTTGGCATAGATGTTTTGCTCGGCGAATCCGATCCGCCCCTCCTGAAACCACTGCTTCGGAGCCCCCTGGTGGTATTCCAAAACGTCGAATTCATTGCTCGGCAACAGACAGCGGATCGCGACCAACGCGATCCCAATCAGCGTTAACCCCACCGCCAACGGATGCTCTCCCGCGGGGCGTGCCATCTGTTTGCAGACGTCGCAAATTTGGTCGCGACCTATCGATCGGTGGGCACCCAGTGCGAGTGCGATCGCAATCTGGATGGCTCCCAACATCGGCATCGCCGTGCGATAGCTGACCCAGCCGGCCAGCCCCAACATCAGTGTTGCAGTCGCTTGAAGCGACAGCCCGATCGCCAGGCCAAGGATCGCGACTTCGATCCCTCGCATCCGGCGAGCAATCCCGCTGACTCGCAGCAATTGCCCTCCCAGCAGCCAACTGGGCAAGGTCACAGCGGTCACAATCATCAAAACCCGCAGCCGATCGACCAAACCGCGCCAGCTGACCACGCCATCGGTCCAGGCGGCGAAGATCTCATCGGGCAAGAAAAACAGGCTGAACAGCAGATGCCAGCGGGGGTGAGAGCGATCGGTTTGACCGCCGTCATACAGTATCTGTGTGACCCACACACAAAGCCAAACTCCCAGAAGGGCGGGAATCGCAATCTGGTAGACCAGACGGAGCCAAGAAGGCTCGGCGGGCTCGACCGCTGGAGGGGGAAGTGGATGTGGGTCGCCCTGGGTTTTCGGTTTACGGCGACGGGAAGTCATTTTTGTTGCGTTTCTCGGAAACTTCGGCAGTACCAACTCAATAGGTTCAAACTACTATTGTAAGTAACCCATCGCGATCAGGATCGATCGCGACGATACTCGACCTATCGGGCTGGCTCAGGCTACATTGTTCCTTGCCCGCTGACCATACTCTCCCTCCTTCCCTTAGCGAATCGATGGCCCAATCCAATCGCATCACTGGCATCCTGACTCCAAACATCGTTCCGCTGGACCCTCGCGGCAACGTCGATGAACAAACGTTACGAGGCTACGTCGATTGGTTGATCGCCCACGGCGTCGATGGGCTGTATCCCAACGGCAGCACGGGTGAGTTCGTTCGCTTTACCGCAGCCGAGCGCCGCGAGATCGCTCGAATCGTGATCGATCAAGCCGCCGGTCGCGTTCCCGTTTTGGTTGGAGCCGCCGAAGCGAACGTCCGCGAAACGATCGAGGCCTGCGACGCGTATGGCGAAATGGGTGCCCAAGCGGTTGCGATCGTCGCTCCTTATTATTTCAAGTTGAGCGACGAAGGCGTTTACAGTTATTTCCGTGAAATCGCCGACGCCGTTTCGGTCAACGTCACGCTCTATAACATTCCGCTGTTTGCGTCAGAGATCGATCTGGCCACGGCCCGCCGTCTGGCCGAAGAGTGCCCTCGCGTCGTCGGCATCAAAGACAGCTCGGGCGACCTGCCACACATGATGCGGATGATCGCCGCGATTCGCCCGCAGCGACCGGAGTTCAGTTTCTTGACGGGCTGGGATGCTTCGTTGTCAGCGATGCTGTTGATGGGAGCCGATGGTGGCACCAACGCGACCAGCGGTGTTGTCCCCGAACTGACCGCCGCGGTCTACAAGGCTTGCAAAGCGGGCGACTTGAGCGAAGCGGTTCGCTTGCAAAACGAATTGACGCCGCTGTTCGATACGATGATCGGAACGGGCGAATTCCCTGAAGGCTTCCGCGCCGGCCTGCGAACTCGCGGCTGGGACATGGGCCGCAGTCGTCAACCGATGACCGCCGCACAATACGACAAGAGTGCGCAGACCGAAGCCAAAATCAAAGGAATGCTGACGTCGTACACCAACGGCGCCGTAACCTCCGCCTCCGCGACTCCCGAAAGCATCGACGCCATCGTCCGCCGCGTCCTCAGCGAACTGAAAGCGTAGCCGAATCAGGCCGCCTCTCTCGTTTAACCGCGTGGGCACCGCCCCGCGCGTCCCGGCATTCGACCAGCATTCGCGCGCGGCCCGCTGGGCTCGCGGTTAAACAATCTCGCGGCCCTTCTCTCGTTTAACCGCCTGGGCACCGCTCCGCGCGTCCCGGCATTCGACCAGCATTCGCGCGCGGCCCGCTGGGCTCGCGGTTAAACAATCACGCGGCCCCTCTCTCGTTTAACCGCGTGGGCATCGCCCCGCGCGTCCCGGCATTCGACCAGCATTCGCGCGCGGCCCGCTGGGCTCGCGGTTAAACAATCTCACCGCCCCTCTCTCGTTTAACCGCGTGGGCATCGCCCCGCGCGTCCGGGCATTCGACCAGCATTCGCGCGCGGCCCGCTGGGCTCGCGGTTAAACAATCACGCGGCCCCTCTCTCGTTTAACCGCGTGGGCATCGCCCCGCGCGTCCAGGTACTCGAACCAGCATTCGCGCGCGGCCCTGCGGGCTCGCGGTTAAACAATCTCGCGGCCCCTCTCTCGTTTAACCGCGTGGGCATCGCCCCGCGCGTCCGGGCATTTCCAGCACCCCAATTCCCAAAGCCGCGGCTGCGGCGGTCGCATAAAGCCTGCGGCGCAAGCCGCAGGACAGCGTCCCACAAACAAGAACAAAGCCCCGGTCAGGGGCGACAGATTCGAATCCTGTCGCCCCTGACCGGGGCTTGTGTTTCAGGCGACATCTACAGCACCTGCGGCTGGCGCCGCAGGCTTTATGCGACCGCCGCTGCCGCGGCTTCGTTCCGGTTCCAACGATGGGCGTGCATTCCTCACAAGCCGGAAGCCGACACAGGGCAGCTTCCCCAATTCCATTGTTTTGGATACTCAGGCGACGCCGAGGATCCAGACCGCCAACACGGCGATGGTTCCCGCCAGGGCGGTGAGGACTCCGGCGAAGCGGCGTTTTTTGAGATAGAAGAGCAGCCCAAACCCGGACAGCCATATGATCGCCACCCCGTGTTGGACGTGATGGTCTGTCGGTCGTTGCCAGCTTACTTTGGACTGAGCGACGGCTAGCGTCTTAGCGCTCACGTCGCGGTGTGGAACACCGGCTTGCCGTTGCTACCGCAGTGGCTGGGGCCGACCGAGAGAAACGGGCTGCCTGGCGTCGACCGATGGATGGAGCGGTTGGTAGGGGTTGTTGGGGACCAGCGTCTTGTTGCCGATCGTACGAACGGTCACTGTTGGCGATCGGTCGGCTGTGGTCGGCGGGTTCAATTCCAGCGAAGTCATGGTCGGGCTTTGCGGGGCGAGTGTCTCCGGCGGCGGCGGTGAGGGCTCACAATTTGCATCGACTTGATCCGCCGAGCCCCAACCGCCGCCGAGCGTTCGGTAGATCGCGACGATCCCAAGGGCCGCTTCGCCACGAGCCAGGGCCAACAGATCTTGCTGGCGAACGAGGTCTTTACGCAATTCGTTGACGCGATCGAATTCGACAGTCCCCTCTTCATATTGCAGCGTGGCGATTTCGATCGATTCAGCGGTCGCCGCAACCGCTCGCTCGCGACTCGCGATCTGCTCCCGCGCTTTGACAAATCGAATCATCGCATCCTCCACCTCGCTTCCCGCTTTCAAAACCGCCTGGCGGTATTCGACGATCGTCCGTTCCAACCGCGTCTCCTGGATCTGGACGTTGTTCATCAGACGGCCATAGTTCAACAAGTTCCAGCGAACCCCGGGGATGATCGCTCCGGCATTGGATGCCGATTCGAACAGGTCGGGAAAATTGAACGATTGCCAATTGATGGTCCCACGCAGCGAAAAGGTCGGAAATAGATCGGCTGCGGCGACGCCGATCAGCGCACTTTGCGCCGCGATCGCCCGCTCGGCGCTGCGAATGTCGGGACGCCGACGCAGCAGATCGACTGGCATTCCGACCATGATCGCATCGGGAGTGTTTGGGACGCCGGCCCACCCCATCTGCGCGATCAGATCGCGTGGGGAGAGCCCCAGCAGAACACACAGTTGGTTGTTCGCAACGCGTAGACTCCGTTCCAGTTCGGGGATCGCGGCCCGCGTCGCTTCCAGATTGGCCCGCGCCTGTGTCACATCCAGCTTGGAGACCGAACCGTTCTTGAATCGCGATTCGGCTAGCTCCAATGTTTTCTGCTGGGCTTTGATATTGGCGTGAGCGAAAACGAGGCGATCTTGGTTGGTACGGATCTCGATGTAAGCCGAAATCGCATCGGAGACCAGCGACAGTTTCACGTCGCGGCGGTCTTCGATCGTCCCCTGCACCTTGGCTCCTTCGGATTCGATCTGACGCCGCAAACGCCCCCAAACATCCAGCTCCCAGTTGGCGTTAAAGCCAAATTGATAGAGGTCGAACGTGTTGCCGAGATCGGCGATTCCGATCTGGTTCCCGTTGTCACTGTTTTGGATCCGCTGGAACTCCGCGAAAAACTCCTGCGATTGCGGCAGAAGATTGCCCACCGCAATCGCCCGCTGCAATCGGGCCTCTTGGATTCGCAGCATCGCGATCCGCAATGGCAGGTAGTTGCTGTTGGCGGCCGAAACGATCTGCTCGATCTCCGGATCGCGGAACATCTTCCACCAGTTCTCATCGTCGACACCATTTTGCGAACTGATCAGCTTGGGATTGTTGAAATCGATCCAATGCTCGGCGACCGCGGCAGTGGGAGCGACATGATCGGGGCCGACCTTGTGCCCGTTGGTCTTCCATTGAGCCAGGAAGCCGCAGCCTCCCAGCGAGAGCAGCCAAGCGATCGACCAAGCCGCCAGACCGACCGCGCGGATCCGCCCACCCATCGGGCAGGCAGCGGCAGCGATCGGGCGTTTCGGTTCGTTCGACAGCATGGGGCAGTGGATTCTGGAGATCGCGGGCAGGCTGCCGGCAGTGGCGCAGGTCCGGTCGGTCCGGTCCCGACCTTTATATAGTTTATCTCGGCACAAAGGCCTGGTTAAAATTGGCATGATCCGCCCCCGTCTCAATCTCGCCCCAGCCCCCCCCTCTTGCTGTGCTGCTGCATTCTTTGCACTCTTTGATGCCTATCTAAACTGAGTTTTTTTCCGGATTTGCTTTCTTTCGGCCGTTATCCCAGGTGCTAAACCCTGAACGTCTAGGTAAGCTGGGTTCCGCCCACATGCTGGACAAACGTCACCGCCCCGCCAACAACCTCGTTTTCGATCGGTGGGGTCGTTGCCACGCTGTAGGCACGCGTTCCCCTCCCAAAAGCTATCCAGAATCCAACGTTATCAAGATCCATGAACGAACAAGAGGCCCCCTATCGAGCGCCGCTTCCGACCGCTGGACGTCGTCGCGGGGGAGGAATCCAAGTTGCCTTGGCGACGATGTTGTTGGTCGCCGTGGCGATCGGCGCCGGGCTCGCCGCGTCGTCGATGCAGCGTTCCGATCATCCGGCAACCGACCGCAGACTGGGCGAAAGCTCGCGACCGCACACAGCGGCAAGAAACGCGTCGACGTTGCCGGTCGAAACGATGCAGGTTCAACGCGTGGAGAGCTACGCTCGCGAGCGAACGTTCACCGGAATCATCAAACCGGCGCGTCAGAGCGAGCTGAGTTTTGAACGGCTGGGAGAGGTCGTTGAAGTCTCCGCAGATCTGGGCGATCGGGTCGAAAAGGGGCAGCCTTTGGCGCGGATCGGCGATCGTCGACTGAAAGTCAAACGACTGGGGCTCGAAGCGCAGCACCGCGAAGCGCTGGCGGTCCTGGCCGAACTGAAAGCCGGGCCGCGCAAGGAATCGATCGCCGCTCAACGTGCGACAGTTCAAGACCTTGCCGCCCAGGTCGACGCCGCCGACCAGATGGCCAAGCGGCGGCAGCGGTTGTTGCTGGCGAGTGCTTCGTCACGCGAAGAAGCCGAACAGGCGGCCTTTTCATTGACGGCGGTGGAAGCTCGATTGCAATCGGCTCAGAAGGTACTCGATGAATTGACAGCCGGTACGCGTCAGGAACGGTTGGACGCCCAGAAGGCGATCGTGGCCCAGTTCGACGCGTCGATTCAAGATATTGATATCGAGATTGAAAAGAGCCAGATAGTCGCCCCGTACGACGCGTTTGTAACCGAGCGGTCGGTCGACGAGGGATCGATAGCCCAACCGGGTTCGACGATCTTCCGGATCATCGAAGACACATCGCTGGAAGTTTGGGTCGGTGTTCCGGCAGCGATCGCCGCATCGATCCAAACGGGCGAAACATTGCCGGTGATCGTTCGCAAGCAATCGTTCGATGCGACGGTCCGATCGAGGATCGCGGACCTTGATCATCAAACGCTCACCCAAACCATCGTCTTGACGCTCGACAACGTCTCGCCGCAGCAGATTGTCCCGGGCGAAGTCGCTCGGTTGGCGTTCACTCAAGAGATTCCGGTCGATGGTTTTTGGATCCCGTTGGCGGCGATCTCGCGCGGCGGCCAGGGACTGTGGTCGGTGCTCGCGGTCGTCGGCGATGGCGATGCAACCACGACGACGGAGCGACGCGATGTCGATCTGATCGAAACGCAAGGCGAACGGGCGCTGGTCCGCGG
Above is a genomic segment from Rosistilla ulvae containing:
- a CDS encoding dihydrodipicolinate synthase family protein yields the protein MAQSNRITGILTPNIVPLDPRGNVDEQTLRGYVDWLIAHGVDGLYPNGSTGEFVRFTAAERREIARIVIDQAAGRVPVLVGAAEANVRETIEACDAYGEMGAQAVAIVAPYYFKLSDEGVYSYFREIADAVSVNVTLYNIPLFASEIDLATARRLAEECPRVVGIKDSSGDLPHMMRMIAAIRPQRPEFSFLTGWDASLSAMLLMGADGGTNATSGVVPELTAAVYKACKAGDLSEAVRLQNELTPLFDTMIGTGEFPEGFRAGLRTRGWDMGRSRQPMTAAQYDKSAQTEAKIKGMLTSYTNGAVTSASATPESIDAIVRRVLSELKA
- a CDS encoding efflux transporter outer membrane subunit, encoding MLSNEPKRPIAAAACPMGGRIRAVGLAAWSIAWLLSLGGCGFLAQWKTNGHKVGPDHVAPTAAVAEHWIDFNNPKLISSQNGVDDENWWKMFRDPEIEQIVSAANSNYLPLRIAMLRIQEARLQRAIAVGNLLPQSQEFFAEFQRIQNSDNGNQIGIADLGNTFDLYQFGFNANWELDVWGRLRRQIESEGAKVQGTIEDRRDVKLSLVSDAISAYIEIRTNQDRLVFAHANIKAQQKTLELAESRFKNGSVSKLDVTQARANLEATRAAIPELERSLRVANNQLCVLLGLSPRDLIAQMGWAGVPNTPDAIMVGMPVDLLRRRPDIRSAERAIAAQSALIGVAAADLFPTFSLRGTINWQSFNFPDLFESASNAGAIIPGVRWNLLNYGRLMNNVQIQETRLERTIVEYRQAVLKAGSEVEDAMIRFVKAREQIASRERAVAATAESIEIATLQYEEGTVEFDRVNELRKDLVRQQDLLALARGEAALGIVAIYRTLGGGWGSADQVDANCEPSPPPPETLAPQSPTMTSLELNPPTTADRSPTVTVRTIGNKTLVPNNPYQPLHPSVDARQPVSLGRPQPLR
- a CDS encoding efflux RND transporter periplasmic adaptor subunit, whose amino-acid sequence is MNEQEAPYRAPLPTAGRRRGGGIQVALATMLLVAVAIGAGLAASSMQRSDHPATDRRLGESSRPHTAARNASTLPVETMQVQRVESYARERTFTGIIKPARQSELSFERLGEVVEVSADLGDRVEKGQPLARIGDRRLKVKRLGLEAQHREALAVLAELKAGPRKESIAAQRATVQDLAAQVDAADQMAKRRQRLLLASASSREEAEQAAFSLTAVEARLQSAQKVLDELTAGTRQERLDAQKAIVAQFDASIQDIDIEIEKSQIVAPYDAFVTERSVDEGSIAQPGSTIFRIIEDTSLEVWVGVPAAIAASIQTGETLPVIVRKQSFDATVRSRIADLDHQTLTQTIVLTLDNVSPQQIVPGEVARLAFTQEIPVDGFWIPLAAISRGGQGLWSVLAVVGDGDATTTTERRDVDLIETQGERALVRGTLETGDWIVSSGTHRLTTKQAIRVPEPTDDVDESAPFPATEPASQDVMSPAEKPPEPLDLVPTPRSDRPIASLAPTAS